A stretch of the Photobacterium sp. CCB-ST2H9 genome encodes the following:
- a CDS encoding ATP-dependent endonuclease: protein MDNPRPRLRKLSIKNFRCIGSTSVEIELDEIVVLVGPNNVGKSSILRAYEVAMEEASKSGLLTIHDFPNESIDPENLPEIIIETVIFDEGQPGKQWVMTDEETEEKYVKEKWTWEAPGKPLRVGWDAKANDWHKSKRPWGAPNVAQSYRSEPHRVDAFSDPETQSKEIVKLLQSVLTERVKALSEEELADEELTPYQKLLHNVMELQKLVVKDTEQEIEAVQAEMKKMVSEVFPGYEVKFDARPEDEVEKCINLFKNDPELRMGHADGHQTSIDKQGSGARRTLLWSALRIISEQRRAKAGKGAERPHLLLLDEPELCLHPNAIREACKVLYDLPKSGNWQVMVTTHAPAFIDLSRDNTSIVRVERAGDGNIKGTTIFRPQRAKLDPDDKARLKLLNTFDPHVAEFFFGGKTVLVEGDTEYTAFKHVIAKHSDTFKDTHIVRARGKATLASLAKILNQFGAPYALLHDSDRPFCKAKEGKEPKANPAWGTNKNLLEVVEQAPDTAKIRLVASVPNLEEAYFGQEVTSEKPYSALQIISDENGQEFANLKQLLEALTDFTKPLPENAVEWSEIADLENALK, encoded by the coding sequence ATGGATAACCCTAGACCAAGACTAAGAAAGCTATCGATAAAGAACTTTAGATGCATTGGCAGCACATCTGTTGAAATCGAACTTGATGAAATTGTTGTTCTAGTTGGACCAAACAACGTTGGTAAAAGCTCGATTCTTAGAGCGTATGAAGTAGCCATGGAAGAAGCCTCTAAATCAGGCTTATTAACAATACATGACTTCCCCAATGAATCTATCGACCCAGAAAACCTCCCTGAGATTATCATTGAGACCGTCATTTTTGATGAAGGTCAGCCGGGCAAACAATGGGTTATGACTGATGAAGAAACCGAAGAAAAGTACGTAAAAGAGAAATGGACTTGGGAAGCACCCGGCAAACCATTACGAGTAGGTTGGGATGCCAAAGCTAACGACTGGCACAAGTCTAAGCGACCTTGGGGAGCTCCTAATGTAGCTCAATCATACAGATCTGAACCTCATAGGGTAGATGCATTCTCCGACCCTGAAACCCAGTCTAAAGAAATCGTCAAACTGCTACAGAGTGTTTTGACAGAAAGGGTTAAAGCACTATCTGAGGAAGAACTTGCTGATGAAGAGCTAACACCATATCAGAAGCTTCTGCATAACGTCATGGAGCTACAAAAGCTTGTTGTCAAAGATACTGAGCAAGAAATTGAAGCTGTTCAAGCTGAAATGAAAAAGATGGTCAGTGAAGTATTTCCGGGCTATGAGGTCAAATTTGATGCAAGACCAGAAGATGAAGTTGAAAAATGTATCAACCTATTTAAAAACGATCCTGAGCTTCGTATGGGGCATGCCGATGGTCATCAAACTTCTATCGATAAACAAGGGAGTGGTGCTCGAAGAACGTTATTGTGGTCTGCTTTAAGAATAATCTCTGAACAAAGGCGTGCGAAAGCAGGAAAAGGAGCAGAGAGACCTCACCTTCTTTTACTTGATGAGCCTGAACTTTGCTTACACCCAAACGCTATTCGTGAGGCTTGTAAAGTTCTTTATGACTTGCCCAAAAGTGGAAACTGGCAAGTCATGGTGACGACTCATGCCCCTGCGTTTATTGACCTATCTAGAGATAATACCTCAATAGTCAGAGTAGAAAGAGCTGGTGATGGAAACATTAAAGGCACTACGATTTTCAGACCGCAGAGAGCCAAACTTGATCCAGATGATAAAGCAAGACTGAAGCTTCTAAATACCTTTGATCCTCACGTAGCTGAGTTCTTCTTTGGTGGTAAGACCGTACTTGTAGAGGGAGACACAGAGTACACAGCGTTTAAACACGTTATAGCGAAGCACTCTGATACCTTTAAAGATACACATATCGTTCGTGCAAGAGGAAAAGCAACACTAGCTTCTCTGGCTAAGATATTAAACCAATTTGGCGCCCCATATGCTTTGCTTCATGATTCAGATAGACCTTTCTGCAAAGCTAAAGAAGGAAAAGAACCAAAAGCAAACCCAGCATGGGGAACTAACAAGAATTTGTTAGAAGTGGTTGAGCAAGCACCGGACACTGCAAAAATTCGACTTGTAGCTTCAGTACCGAATTTGGAAGAGGCTTATTTTGGCCAAGAAGTTACATCAGAAAAACCATACTCAGCACTACAGATAATCAGTGATGAAAATGGTCAAGAATTCGCCAACCTCAAACAGCTACTGGAAGCTCTAACGGACTTCACCAAGCCACTTCCAGAGAACGCTGTCGAGTGGAGTGAGATTGCAGATCTAGAAAACGCTCTCAAGTAA
- a CDS encoding tyrosinase family protein, with protein sequence MTTVAKLNYRRKLAGLPLIRFNLLRLNPEDVQDLRDAYAAMYEISDLAIGDRRGYYALARGHGYDQDLCHDDSRTFLTWHRSYLYSFEKALNTALQWKRKDKELELTLPYWDWTQFNKSTHAANGLPKLLNDASYKHQNGDTVENPLNRAKSLYRTLSQGLAGEEQYTQRFPAAFKQNINQLKDDVDRYMDNPNFVSFQDDFNFGAHGAIHVLVGGIDDSPLPDNNGDMWAVISAAYDPLFWLHHSMVDKVWFDWQTLHPDANIPPHVLQKVVYDGRVGKDLIDAETSLKYIYSENSVESAVAATGTTNTLPARSLSAAASHAKELSFGLVEGGFVRAQLDFLRLHPPKDSYEIRAYIDNPACNAGTGYDDDSYSGRLVLFGHGKCHGAPGHCNPAQALRDEYDIRPKHPLRYEHTRYTIDLTRGLRRYIGRKKSVEDLKIYLIVLDGKGKVVAPDSIKYDGCSLRTFAKQ encoded by the coding sequence ATGACGACTGTCGCGAAACTCAACTACCGGAGAAAGCTGGCAGGACTTCCGCTTATCCGCTTCAATTTGCTGCGCCTGAATCCGGAGGATGTTCAGGACCTACGCGATGCTTACGCAGCCATGTATGAAATATCAGACCTCGCCATTGGTGACCGACGGGGTTACTACGCTTTAGCCAGAGGCCATGGATACGATCAGGACCTTTGTCACGATGACAGCCGGACATTTCTGACCTGGCATCGTTCCTACCTCTATTCATTTGAGAAAGCCCTGAACACCGCATTACAGTGGAAACGCAAAGACAAGGAGCTGGAGCTGACGCTTCCCTACTGGGACTGGACACAGTTCAACAAATCCACTCATGCTGCCAATGGACTGCCGAAATTACTCAATGACGCAAGCTACAAACATCAGAACGGCGATACTGTCGAAAACCCGCTGAACCGTGCCAAAAGTTTGTACCGTACCCTCTCGCAAGGTTTAGCCGGTGAAGAACAATACACCCAGCGATTCCCTGCAGCGTTTAAACAGAACATCAACCAATTAAAGGATGATGTTGACCGCTATATGGATAACCCCAACTTTGTGAGTTTTCAGGATGACTTTAACTTTGGCGCCCATGGTGCGATTCACGTACTCGTCGGGGGTATCGACGATTCGCCTTTGCCCGACAACAATGGCGACATGTGGGCCGTCATCTCCGCCGCCTATGACCCATTATTCTGGCTGCATCACAGCATGGTCGACAAAGTCTGGTTCGACTGGCAGACATTGCACCCGGATGCCAATATTCCTCCCCATGTGCTGCAAAAAGTTGTGTACGACGGCAGAGTCGGCAAGGATCTGATCGATGCTGAAACTTCCCTGAAATACATCTACTCCGAGAACTCCGTCGAATCTGCCGTTGCAGCGACGGGAACCACCAATACGCTGCCTGCCCGATCCCTCTCCGCAGCTGCCAGCCATGCGAAAGAACTGTCATTTGGTCTGGTTGAAGGCGGTTTTGTTCGGGCACAGCTTGATTTTCTGCGGCTTCATCCGCCGAAAGACAGCTATGAAATTCGTGCTTATATCGACAATCCGGCCTGCAACGCTGGAACAGGTTATGACGATGACAGTTATTCAGGACGCCTGGTGCTTTTTGGTCACGGTAAATGCCACGGCGCTCCCGGTCACTGCAACCCGGCACAAGCGCTGAGAGATGAATACGACATCCGCCCCAAACATCCCTTACGGTATGAGCATACCCGCTACACGATCGACCTCACCCGTGGACTACGACGATATATCGGCAGGAAGAAGTCGGTGGAAGATCTGAAAATTTATCTCATCGTACTTGATGGCAAAGGCAAGGTGGTTGCCCCGGACAGCATCAAATATGACGGCTGCTCCTTACGGACATTTGCGAAGCAATAA
- a CDS encoding CHAT domain-containing protein yields MAMIDTYRRNVARKQDEIARLIEQKSKEYSKITGFNSKIQTATRQMNSSKSAATINSRLKEIHRNQENIAKVEKKVSEFEAKIVKKNKDLQAEQRKLTNEELKEAKKLQQQQTKFQHEQAMAFNNVNRTLSEHTDAINSLNALPEEITVLFLASNPRDQGQLGLDEEVRTIKEMITKSRHRDVVKLESCWAVRPGDILQYINEYQPTIVHFSGHGSTNDELVLMDNNSKTKLVSMESIVQAMSVANDDLRLVFFNTCHSKNQASNVTEYIECAIGMHTSITDNAAQVFSAQFYSSLGFGLSVEKSFKQAKAALMLEGILEENPPALFVKEGYDASDICIVAE; encoded by the coding sequence ATGGCAATGATCGATACATATAGAAGAAATGTTGCACGAAAACAGGATGAAATCGCCCGATTGATTGAACAGAAATCAAAAGAATATTCAAAGATAACAGGCTTTAATAGCAAAATACAAACTGCTACTCGTCAGATGAACTCATCTAAGTCAGCCGCAACGATTAATAGTCGATTAAAAGAAATTCATCGAAATCAGGAAAATATAGCCAAAGTTGAAAAAAAGGTTTCAGAATTCGAGGCGAAAATTGTCAAGAAAAATAAGGATCTTCAAGCGGAACAGCGAAAGTTGACTAATGAAGAACTAAAAGAAGCGAAAAAGTTGCAGCAACAACAAACTAAGTTCCAACACGAGCAAGCTATGGCATTCAATAATGTAAACAGAACTCTTTCAGAGCACACTGACGCAATTAATTCACTCAATGCGCTACCCGAGGAGATTACTGTACTTTTTCTTGCCTCGAATCCTAGAGATCAAGGACAGTTAGGCTTAGATGAAGAAGTCAGGACAATTAAAGAAATGATTACAAAATCGCGTCACCGCGATGTAGTTAAATTAGAGTCTTGTTGGGCAGTAAGACCTGGAGATATTCTTCAGTACATAAATGAGTACCAACCAACAATTGTTCATTTTAGTGGACATGGCAGTACTAATGATGAATTGGTGCTTATGGACAATAACTCAAAAACAAAGCTTGTGTCTATGGAATCTATAGTACAAGCAATGAGTGTTGCTAACGACGATTTGAGGCTGGTTTTTTTCAATACATGCCACTCCAAAAATCAAGCTAGCAATGTAACTGAGTACATTGAGTGTGCCATTGGTATGCATACTTCTATTACGGATAACGCCGCTCAAGTATTCTCAGCTCAATTTTATTCATCTCTAGGATTTGGTTTGTCAGTTGAAAAGTCCTTTAAACAAGCTAAAGCTGCATTAATGCTTGAGGGGATCTTAGAAGAGAATCCCCCTGCTTTGTTCGTTAAAGAAGGTTATGATGCTTCAGATATTTGTATTGTTGCTGAATAA
- a CDS encoding helix-turn-helix domain-containing protein, translated as MEKNAQIGQIDARLMQAARLVPQQVGQVKLSKTQLRVLHSMKKGEQVTPSQIADRCDLSNSWASTLLRRLSEKAYVTRQAYACPAGGVEYVYVIA; from the coding sequence ATGGAAAAAAATGCTCAAATCGGGCAGATCGACGCTCGTCTGATGCAAGCTGCACGCCTGGTACCGCAACAGGTTGGACAGGTGAAGCTGAGTAAAACACAGCTGCGAGTGCTGCATTCAATGAAAAAAGGTGAGCAGGTCACACCGTCACAAATAGCGGATCGTTGTGACCTGTCGAACTCATGGGCGAGTACGTTACTGCGTCGGCTCTCTGAAAAAGCCTATGTCACCCGCCAGGCATACGCGTGTCCGGCGGGTGGGGTGGAATACGTGTACGTTATCGCCTGA